The following proteins come from a genomic window of Acetivibrio cellulolyticus CD2:
- a CDS encoding zinc metallopeptidase → MDMYYIILVLSAFIFSLFAQFKVTSIFRKYSDMPNNRYMTGAQASRMLLDRHGLYDVGVEPVPGELTDHYDPRTKTVRLSESVYYSTSLAALGVAAHETGHAVQHAAGYMPLVLRSSLVPVANIGSAVGPYLAMFGLMLNMPYLLQLGIILFIGAVAFYLITLPVEFNASKRAIQMLKGEYVLNYAEVQPVKIVLGAAAMTYVASAAVAMANLIRLVLLAGSRDEEA, encoded by the coding sequence ATGGATATGTATTATATAATCCTTGTATTGTCGGCATTTATATTTTCGTTGTTTGCCCAGTTCAAGGTAACAAGTATATTTAGAAAATACAGCGATATGCCCAACAACCGGTATATGACAGGAGCACAGGCCTCTAGAATGCTCCTTGATCGTCACGGTCTTTACGATGTTGGTGTGGAACCTGTCCCAGGAGAGCTGACCGACCATTACGACCCCAGGACCAAGACAGTAAGGCTGTCAGAGAGTGTATATTACAGCACGTCTCTGGCAGCCCTCGGGGTTGCCGCCCATGAAACAGGACATGCAGTCCAGCATGCAGCAGGGTATATGCCGCTGGTACTAAGGAGCAGCCTTGTGCCTGTTGCAAACATAGGCTCGGCAGTGGGACCGTATCTTGCTATGTTTGGACTGATGCTTAACATGCCGTATCTGTTACAGCTCGGGATCATTCTTTTTATTGGAGCTGTAGCCTTTTACCTCATAACGCTTCCGGTTGAGTTCAATGCCAGCAAGAGGGCTATACAAATGCTGAAGGGTGAATATGTATTGAATTATGCTGAAGTACAGCCGGTAAAGATAGTGCTGGGAGCCGCGGCAATGACATATGTTGCATCTGCCGCAGTAGCAATGGCAAACCTTATTAGGCTGGTGCTTCTGGCAGGAAGCCGGGATGAGGAGGCATAA